From a single Adhaeribacter swui genomic region:
- a CDS encoding glycerophosphodiester phosphodiesterase: protein MNRSSRKPTRWYRKLWLLAVIVVISTLIFFAYDAIQFKQQLGLLTPEQKEVQIIGHAGRAFFSPLNPFNPLPPNSRESLLRTLHEDGADGLEVDVHVSRDGIPVLYHDETLNTMSVGKGRIEDLLADDVLSLAYTGGWFYDLFHDEKIISLEDLLRELPKQPEYPYLHLDLRSYNPNRNAFFAQSVMNLLRKYHYPLNKLCIIYSKPDMLNAFREAEPQLKLYLDISGDFKENLKIIRDNRLHGLVAEGKSMDATKMKKARANNLGVILFGGKARNTIYKMILLQPDAMEVNNVKAMRAMVR, encoded by the coding sequence ATGAATCGCTCATCCAGAAAGCCAACCCGTTGGTACCGCAAATTATGGCTTCTGGCCGTAATTGTAGTTATTAGCACGTTAATATTTTTTGCTTACGATGCTATTCAGTTTAAGCAGCAATTAGGTTTACTCACTCCTGAACAAAAAGAAGTACAAATTATAGGTCACGCTGGTCGGGCTTTTTTTTCGCCCTTAAACCCTTTTAATCCTTTACCGCCTAATAGCCGGGAATCGCTGCTGCGTACTTTACACGAAGATGGTGCTGACGGACTGGAGGTGGATGTACACGTAAGCCGCGACGGTATTCCGGTATTATACCACGACGAAACTTTAAATACCATGTCGGTGGGTAAAGGCCGGATTGAAGATTTGCTTGCCGATGACGTACTGAGTCTGGCGTATACAGGCGGTTGGTTTTATGATTTATTTCACGACGAAAAAATTATTTCGCTCGAAGATTTGCTGCGGGAACTACCCAAACAACCCGAGTACCCATACCTGCACCTGGATTTACGCAGCTATAATCCCAACCGGAACGCTTTTTTTGCCCAAAGTGTGATGAACTTACTCCGTAAATACCATTACCCACTAAATAAACTGTGCATTATTTACTCCAAACCCGATATGCTGAATGCTTTTCGGGAGGCAGAGCCTCAATTAAAGCTGTATCTGGACATAAGCGGTGATTTTAAAGAAAATTTAAAAATTATACGGGATAATCGCTTGCACGGCTTGGTAGCCGAAGGCAAAAGCATGGACGCTACCAAAATGAAAAAAGCCCGCGCGAATAACTTAGGAGTAATTTTATTTGGCGGCAAGGCGCGCAATACTATTTATAAAATGATTTTACTGCAACCCGATGCAATGGAAGTAAACAATGTAAAAGCCATGCGGGCTATGGTACGGTAA
- a CDS encoding glycosyltransferase family 39 protein, whose product MSSTSRVPDPNPDFSSLPNAANTTKGNLIPLSLILLIALVVRLLAAFFSRGYAFHDDHFDVIEIAQSWMYNLPIWIHDKIPPRHSMFYAGIHYVIFYACEMLGLTSPTGKMVVVRVLHALYSLLVVYYGYKITELLSNQRNARLVGLMLALIWFMPFMNVRNLVEITCIPPYLAAFYLILKPDSTNKKVIFWRYLGAGALLALSFVLRYHVLLLAAGAGFVLLFQKQWLKVIYLGLGFSIVAFLIQGTIDITFYKFPFHSVVTYFLYNSDKAYSYSTGPVYRYVLTVLGFLVPPLSVYLLIGYARTAKIAPTLFVAGLLFFAVHSAFPNKQERFMLPLFPIIMILGVIGWQSFVQQSRFWQTRRKLLAASWTFFWVLNITTGVSLAFTFTKKTRVAPLVYLSGKENLHGILLEFGNHSFKMPPLFYLGRMAAEAEPFITDRKNMWQKYKTGTPLPADFVMVYSLNDKKPLKTLLAEIKLPYTPNYVVILGADDLDKRLQRLQQLYPRLKLVQTITPSLYDRVLYRLNPRVHRDEHVRIYQIL is encoded by the coding sequence ATGTCATCAACGTCCAGAGTTCCCGACCCCAATCCCGATTTTTCTTCTTTACCCAACGCGGCTAATACTACTAAAGGCAATTTAATTCCTTTATCCTTAATTTTACTTATAGCTCTAGTTGTTAGATTACTGGCGGCTTTTTTCTCTAGAGGTTATGCTTTTCACGACGATCATTTTGATGTGATTGAAATTGCCCAGAGCTGGATGTATAATCTGCCCATCTGGATTCATGATAAAATACCGCCCCGACACAGTATGTTTTACGCGGGTATTCATTACGTTATTTTTTATGCTTGCGAAATGCTGGGTTTAACCAGCCCTACAGGTAAAATGGTGGTAGTGCGCGTGCTGCACGCCCTATACTCGTTGCTGGTAGTTTATTACGGCTATAAAATCACCGAACTCCTCTCGAACCAGCGCAACGCCCGGTTGGTGGGTTTAATGCTGGCACTTATTTGGTTTATGCCCTTTATGAACGTGCGCAACCTGGTAGAGATAACGTGTATTCCGCCATACCTGGCCGCTTTTTATTTAATTTTAAAGCCCGACTCCACTAACAAGAAAGTAATTTTTTGGCGGTACCTAGGGGCAGGAGCTTTGCTGGCACTTTCGTTTGTGCTGCGCTACCACGTACTGTTGCTGGCCGCCGGGGCTGGCTTCGTGTTGCTTTTTCAAAAACAATGGTTAAAAGTAATTTACCTGGGTTTAGGCTTTAGCATCGTGGCTTTTCTTATTCAGGGCACCATTGATATTACTTTTTACAAATTTCCGTTTCATTCGGTGGTTACGTATTTTTTGTATAACTCCGATAAAGCCTATAGTTATAGCACCGGGCCGGTATACCGGTATGTTTTAACTGTTCTGGGTTTTCTGGTGCCGCCGCTCAGTGTTTATTTACTCATTGGCTATGCCCGCACTGCTAAAATTGCTCCTACTTTGTTTGTAGCCGGCTTGTTGTTTTTTGCGGTGCATTCGGCATTCCCGAACAAGCAAGAACGATTTATGTTGCCGCTCTTCCCTATTATTATGATTTTGGGGGTAATTGGCTGGCAAAGTTTTGTGCAGCAATCGCGCTTTTGGCAAACCCGTCGTAAGCTATTGGCTGCCAGTTGGACTTTCTTCTGGGTTTTAAATATTACTACTGGGGTATCATTGGCTTTTACTTTTACTAAAAAAACCCGGGTTGCTCCCTTGGTTTATTTATCCGGGAAAGAAAATTTGCACGGCATCTTACTGGAGTTTGGCAACCACAGCTTTAAAATGCCACCGTTGTTTTACCTGGGTCGCATGGCCGCCGAAGCCGAACCATTTATAACCGACCGCAAGAATATGTGGCAGAAATATAAAACCGGTACTCCCTTGCCCGCTGATTTTGTAATGGTATATAGCTTAAACGACAAAAAGCCCCTGAAAACTCTACTGGCCGAGATCAAGCTCCCTTATACTCCTAATTACGTGGTGATATTGGGTGCCGATGATTTAGATAAACGTTTGCAGCGCCTACAACAACTTTATCCGCGGTTAAAACTAGTACAAACCATTACGCCTTCGCTCTACGACCGGGTACTATACCGGTTAAACCCCCGGGTTCACCGGGACGAGCACGTACGCATTTATCAGATATTGTAA
- a CDS encoding DUF2795 domain-containing protein produces MYWTLELASYLEDAPWPATKDELIDYSIRSGAPMEVVENLQALEDDGQPYENIEEVWPDYPTKEDFMFNEDEY; encoded by the coding sequence ATGTATTGGACACTGGAATTGGCATCGTATTTAGAAGATGCACCCTGGCCTGCTACAAAAGATGAATTAATTGACTATTCTATTCGTTCCGGCGCTCCGATGGAGGTGGTTGAAAACCTGCAAGCCCTGGAAGATGATGGTCAGCCATATGAAAACATAGAAGAAGTTTGGCCGGATTATCCAACCAAAGAAGACTTTATGTTTAATGAGGATGAGTATTAA
- a CDS encoding DUF349 domain-containing protein — MENKDLLEEAKKYGFIQDNQVWLKPFMDFPARQVGDVKEVEDESLQYFAFRFQTFQEKVNALLEKITTSENKGSFLMKVLHLKELIGKYDALGDFEAIFHQLTQAENEIKVAISKNRDKNLTTKIGLIEEAEALQDSIDWKGTTEKLKELRQNWIKTGPIDKALTDEIEDRFRNAVEVFFKRKKDFYQDKQSMLNRTLDKYKALIAESEALKNSEDWEGTTKKLKDLQNQWKAIGGNLPRKTSTELWNTFRKAHNYFFERLKNKITVTKTESKDRFFEENLNKKKQLVAEAQGLLQLNTHEAVARAKELQAAWKKVGPVKGEESDRVWEQFIIACDKVFEVSSLEHFMRKKYPNADRNNQAEQVHNRINALRDFIKSDKQELEVLETNLGKLSSAPNNDAFRTMIQGKIKNFNRKIRTKTELIELFKSKLNREVPN, encoded by the coding sequence ATGGAAAACAAAGATTTATTGGAAGAAGCCAAGAAGTACGGCTTTATTCAGGACAATCAGGTGTGGCTAAAGCCTTTTATGGATTTCCCGGCTCGCCAGGTAGGCGATGTGAAAGAAGTAGAAGATGAATCGCTGCAGTATTTTGCCTTTCGCTTTCAAACGTTTCAGGAGAAAGTTAATGCCCTCCTGGAAAAAATTACTACTTCCGAAAATAAAGGTTCTTTCCTGATGAAAGTGCTGCATTTAAAGGAACTTATTGGGAAATACGACGCTCTCGGCGATTTTGAAGCTATTTTTCACCAGCTTACGCAAGCCGAAAACGAAATTAAAGTTGCCATAAGTAAAAACCGGGATAAAAATTTAACTACCAAGATTGGCTTAATAGAAGAAGCCGAAGCCCTGCAGGACAGCATTGACTGGAAAGGCACTACCGAAAAGTTAAAGGAACTGCGGCAAAACTGGATTAAAACCGGCCCCATTGATAAAGCCCTGACGGATGAAATTGAGGATCGGTTCAGGAATGCGGTGGAAGTATTTTTTAAGCGCAAGAAAGATTTTTACCAGGATAAGCAAAGCATGCTTAATCGCACCCTGGATAAATATAAAGCCTTAATTGCTGAATCGGAAGCGCTGAAAAACTCTGAAGATTGGGAGGGTACTACCAAAAAACTGAAAGATTTACAAAATCAATGGAAAGCTATTGGCGGTAACTTACCCCGCAAAACTTCTACGGAGCTATGGAATACTTTCCGGAAAGCGCATAATTACTTTTTCGAACGGCTAAAAAACAAGATTACGGTTACCAAAACCGAGTCGAAAGATCGCTTCTTCGAAGAAAACCTGAACAAGAAAAAACAACTGGTAGCTGAAGCGCAAGGCTTATTGCAGCTAAACACGCACGAAGCTGTGGCGCGTGCCAAGGAATTGCAAGCCGCCTGGAAAAAAGTAGGTCCGGTAAAAGGCGAGGAATCGGACCGGGTGTGGGAGCAATTTATTATTGCCTGCGACAAAGTTTTTGAGGTAAGCAGTCTGGAGCATTTTATGCGCAAAAAATACCCGAACGCCGATAGAAACAACCAGGCCGAACAAGTGCATAACCGCATTAACGCGCTCCGGGATTTTATAAAATCCGATAAACAAGAACTGGAAGTACTGGAAACCAACTTAGGCAAACTTTCGAGCGCCCCTAACAACGATGCTTTCCGGACCATGATCCAGGGCAAAATAAAAAACTTTAACCGGAAAATCCGGACCAAGACCGAGCTTATAGAATTATTTAAAAGTAAATTAAACCGGGAAGTACCTAATTAA
- a CDS encoding DHCW motif cupin fold protein — protein MKIENIPFQLINWDEVEVVEVPGLTGSAMSKIWELGNVRVRLVQYLPEYQANHWNHRGQVMLVLAGEVLVTLTDGRTSMVQAGETFVVADNTEAHKIASGNGATVFIVD, from the coding sequence ATGAAAATTGAAAATATTCCTTTTCAGCTGATTAACTGGGACGAGGTAGAGGTGGTGGAAGTGCCGGGTTTAACAGGTAGCGCCATGAGCAAAATCTGGGAACTGGGTAACGTGCGGGTGCGCCTGGTGCAATACCTACCCGAGTACCAGGCTAATCATTGGAACCACCGGGGGCAGGTAATGCTGGTACTGGCAGGAGAGGTGCTGGTAACTTTAACCGATGGCCGAACCAGTATGGTACAAGCCGGCGAAACCTTTGTGGTAGCCGATAATACCGAGGCGCATAAAATTGCATCCGGCAACGGCGCTACCGTTTTTATTGTGGATTAA
- a CDS encoding DUF3471 domain-containing protein — translation MNQSYVSVGELKDKPNQASPHGFNANQQPVPTTFTPWDAWNPAAGIFTSVSQHAQWIRLQLNRGTYKGKRIFSEAVSRDMWAPVQPIPISKEAEVISPSTHFSATGLGWFLTDYQGRKIVAHGGGHEGMNSRVVLVPEENLSMVILTNSMSSIMTPLANQTLDAFLKTPDSRDWSQFYLAAKNKAAPVNQNTKNKTEVPAKNQLPISLAAYTGTYNSPLYGDATVTLTNNKLQLQLVAAPTLNGSLSPWQTHIFDLDWKTDYALLTPTRVRFLPGPDGSITDMRLDANNPDFIFAELEFKKVK, via the coding sequence ATGAATCAATCCTACGTTTCGGTGGGAGAATTAAAAGACAAACCCAATCAGGCTTCGCCGCACGGTTTTAACGCCAACCAACAACCCGTACCCACCACTTTTACCCCTTGGGATGCCTGGAACCCCGCCGCTGGTATTTTTACTTCGGTTAGCCAACATGCCCAATGGATTCGGTTGCAGTTAAACCGCGGTACATATAAAGGCAAGCGCATCTTCAGCGAAGCTGTTTCCCGCGACATGTGGGCGCCGGTTCAACCCATTCCTATAAGCAAAGAAGCCGAAGTAATCTCGCCTTCCACGCATTTCTCGGCCACCGGTTTAGGTTGGTTTTTAACCGATTATCAAGGCCGGAAAATAGTAGCGCATGGCGGTGGCCACGAAGGCATGAACTCACGGGTAGTGTTGGTGCCGGAAGAAAATTTGAGCATGGTAATTTTAACCAATAGTATGAGCAGCATCATGACTCCTTTGGCGAATCAAACCCTGGATGCCTTTTTAAAAACCCCGGATTCCCGCGATTGGAGCCAGTTTTACTTAGCTGCTAAAAACAAAGCGGCGCCAGTTAATCAAAATACCAAAAATAAAACCGAAGTCCCGGCTAAAAACCAGTTACCCATTTCTTTAGCGGCCTATACCGGCACCTACAACAGCCCTTTGTACGGCGATGCTACCGTAACCCTCACGAACAATAAACTGCAATTGCAACTGGTGGCAGCACCCACTCTAAACGGCAGCTTATCGCCCTGGCAGACCCACATTTTCGATTTGGATTGGAAAACCGATTATGCTTTGCTTACCCCTACCCGGGTCCGGTTTTTACCTGGCCCAGATGGCAGTATAACCGACATGCGCCTGGATGCGAATAACCCGGACTTTATTTTCGCGGAGCTGGAATTTAAAAAAGTAAAGTAA
- a CDS encoding GtrA family protein, protein MFDNPTALFFKFLKFGLVGFSGLLLDFGITYLTKEKLRWNKYLANSLGFAVACTSNYLLNRWWTFRSADPGIAVQFSKFVLIALVGLILNNLILYLLTEKAKLNFYVAKFCAIVLVFFWNFFFNYFFTFTL, encoded by the coding sequence ATGTTTGATAACCCAACCGCCTTATTTTTTAAATTTTTAAAGTTTGGGCTGGTGGGGTTTTCGGGTTTGCTGCTCGATTTTGGCATTACTTACCTTACCAAAGAAAAGCTGCGCTGGAATAAATACCTGGCCAATAGCTTGGGCTTTGCAGTAGCCTGCACCAGCAATTACCTGTTAAACCGGTGGTGGACTTTCCGGAGTGCTGATCCGGGCATCGCCGTTCAGTTTTCGAAATTTGTTTTAATTGCCTTGGTTGGATTAATACTAAACAACCTAATTCTATATTTACTCACCGAAAAAGCAAAACTTAACTTTTACGTTGCTAAGTTCTGCGCCATTGTACTGGTGTTCTTCTGGAATTTCTTTTTCAACTACTTCTTCACTTTCACGCTTTAA
- a CDS encoding MFS transporter, which yields MIEHSPTLAPPPLTRLNLWVMAIATGLVVANLYYNQPLLDEIARTFRITQAKAGSISMLTQVGYAVGMLFIIPLGDMLKRKKLIMVNFALIIVALLLAAFAPNAGFLMAASFFIGATSVTPQLLVPMAAHLARPEERGRTVGFVMSGLLIGILLSRTISGFVGAHLGWRAMFIIAAVVMFVLWIVLYFLLPEVYPDYKGNYKSLMQSLGWLIRDEPLLRMAAVRGALCFASFAAFWTTLAFLLREPPFKAGSDVAGAFGLVGAFGALGASFMGRISDKGNSRQITTYSIGLIILSYLVFGIFGTSYIGLVAGVILLDLGVQATHISNQTLIFSLQPEARNRLNTVYMVTYFLGGASGTFIASQLWHIWQWPGVVLIGLIFSVLALLVHVRYAQLRTGKP from the coding sequence ATGATAGAACATTCGCCTACTTTGGCGCCCCCTCCTTTAACCAGATTAAACCTTTGGGTAATGGCCATTGCTACCGGGTTAGTAGTAGCCAACTTATATTACAACCAGCCTTTACTCGACGAAATTGCCCGCACTTTCCGGATTACGCAGGCCAAAGCCGGCAGCATTTCGATGCTCACCCAAGTTGGTTACGCCGTAGGCATGCTGTTTATTATTCCGTTGGGCGATATGCTGAAGCGCAAAAAACTAATTATGGTAAATTTTGCGTTGATTATCGTGGCCCTGTTGCTGGCAGCTTTTGCGCCTAATGCCGGGTTTTTAATGGCGGCCAGTTTTTTTATTGGTGCCACTTCGGTTACTCCCCAGTTACTGGTACCTATGGCCGCGCATTTGGCCCGTCCTGAAGAACGGGGGCGCACCGTGGGGTTTGTCATGAGTGGGTTGCTGATTGGTATTTTATTATCCCGGACCATTAGTGGTTTTGTGGGCGCCCATTTGGGCTGGCGGGCTATGTTTATTATAGCGGCAGTAGTTATGTTCGTGCTTTGGATCGTGCTATACTTTTTATTACCCGAGGTATACCCCGACTATAAAGGTAATTATAAATCATTAATGCAATCCTTGGGTTGGTTAATCCGTGATGAACCTTTGCTGCGCATGGCAGCGGTGCGCGGGGCTTTGTGCTTTGCCAGTTTTGCCGCCTTCTGGACTACCCTGGCATTTCTACTGCGTGAGCCGCCCTTTAAAGCCGGCAGCGATGTGGCGGGCGCCTTTGGTTTAGTGGGCGCTTTTGGCGCATTAGGCGCTTCATTTATGGGGCGCATCAGCGATAAAGGTAACTCCAGGCAAATAACTACTTACAGCATTGGCTTAATCATTTTATCGTACCTGGTATTCGGTATTTTTGGAACCAGTTATATTGGTTTAGTGGCCGGGGTAATCTTGCTGGATTTAGGCGTACAGGCCACGCATATTTCTAACCAAACGCTTATTTTTTCGTTGCAGCCCGAAGCTCGGAACCGTTTAAATACGGTGTACATGGTTACTTACTTTTTAGGCGGGGCTTCCGGTACCTTTATTGCCAGCCAGTTGTGGCACATTTGGCAGTGGCCGGGGGTAGTACTTATTGGGTTAATCTTTTCGGTTTTAGCTTTACTGGTGCACGTGCGCTATGCGCAATTACGGACTGGTAAGCCCTAA
- a CDS encoding class I SAM-dependent methyltransferase, which translates to MPVTETNSFFKQKRTAAEIKSEILLSCFNTWYSFYLQQPNLKIYNLQYLDLLAGAGNPEDVSPATILQTVVNAHETLPELNESLQTYFYAAAKGASDKLKLDLEDQPFFAALKNLPIHLPEAEATFTFSDTTATLLAADPFGAAYAQELLLKALNGAHTDLWLLFNLNKLKAATTPGKEKSLFAELFGARWEPLKQMLQQETNLRKREQKSVEALENALRDQNYNCATLRINLPGKDQLQYYLMVASKNKPLYFQFREILEQHSDYQADGVPLFQVNQKPQPVELPEFFRYLHPYCQENLVEELANSRSRFHYSTIQEIYEEHVIGTPYRKLNYLQAFDNLKNQGLINLVDEKNKQVKKLDENAIVFYKLHRSK; encoded by the coding sequence ATGCCTGTTACCGAAACCAATTCTTTCTTCAAGCAAAAGCGCACCGCCGCCGAGATTAAATCAGAAATTTTACTATCCTGTTTTAATACGTGGTATTCTTTTTACCTCCAGCAACCAAATTTAAAAATTTATAATCTGCAATATCTGGATTTGTTGGCTGGAGCCGGTAACCCGGAAGATGTTTCGCCCGCAACTATTTTGCAAACCGTAGTAAATGCCCATGAAACTTTACCCGAGCTAAACGAATCGTTGCAAACGTATTTTTACGCCGCGGCCAAAGGGGCTTCTGACAAGTTAAAGCTTGATTTAGAAGATCAGCCTTTTTTTGCTGCGTTGAAAAATTTACCTATTCACTTACCCGAAGCCGAAGCAACATTTACCTTTTCAGATACAACAGCAACTTTATTGGCCGCCGACCCTTTTGGCGCAGCTTACGCGCAGGAACTACTACTAAAAGCTTTAAACGGCGCGCATACCGATTTGTGGTTGTTGTTTAATTTGAACAAGTTAAAAGCCGCTACTACCCCGGGAAAAGAAAAAAGCCTATTCGCGGAACTGTTTGGTGCCCGGTGGGAGCCATTAAAACAAATGTTGCAGCAAGAAACAAACCTGCGCAAACGGGAGCAAAAAAGCGTGGAAGCCTTGGAAAATGCCCTGCGCGACCAAAACTATAATTGTGCGACATTGCGGATTAATTTACCCGGGAAAGATCAGTTGCAGTATTATTTAATGGTAGCGTCTAAGAATAAACCTTTGTATTTTCAATTCCGCGAAATACTGGAGCAGCACAGCGATTACCAAGCCGATGGCGTGCCTTTATTTCAGGTAAACCAAAAACCGCAACCCGTGGAGTTGCCTGAGTTTTTCCGGTACCTGCACCCGTATTGCCAGGAAAATTTGGTGGAAGAACTAGCGAATAGTCGAAGCCGTTTTCATTACAGCACCATTCAGGAGATTTACGAAGAACACGTAATTGGCACACCTTACCGCAAATTAAATTACCTGCAGGCTTTTGATAATTTAAAAAATCAAGGCTTGATTAATCTGGTCGACGAAAAAAACAAACAAGTAAAAAAGCTCGACGAAAACGCCATTGTTTTTTATAAGCTTCACCGCAGTAAGTAA
- the ettA gene encoding energy-dependent translational throttle protein EttA, which produces MSSETIIFSMAGVSKIYPPQKQVLKNIYLSFFYGAKIGVLGLNGSGKSSLLKIIAGVDKQYQGEVAFSPGYSVGYLEQEPQLDPNKTVKEIIEEGVAEVVALLKEFDEINEAFADPDADYDKLLTRQGEVQEKLDQHNAWELDNKLERAMDALRTPPAEAIVGNLSGGEKRRVALCRLLLQEPDVLLLDEPTNHLDAESVLWLEQHLQQYKGTVIAVTHDRYFLDKVAGWILELDRGEGIPWKGNYTSWLEQKANRLAKEEKQESKRQKTLQRELEWARMAPKARQAKSKARLGNYEKLASEEAREKEQKLELFIPDGPRLGNVVIEAEGLSKAFGDKLLFENLTFSLPPAGIVGIIGPNGAGKSTLFRLITNREKPDAGTITVGPTVETAYVDQQHESLDPNKSVFETISGGTETMLLANRQINSRAYVSKFNFTGADQEKKVGVLSGGERNRVHLAMTLKQGANLLLLDEPTNDLDVNAIRALEDALESFAGCAVVISHDRWFLDRIATHILAFEGESQVVWFEGNFSDYEEAKRKRLGDVEPKRIRYKKLV; this is translated from the coding sequence ATGAGTAGCGAAACCATTATTTTCTCGATGGCGGGTGTAAGTAAAATTTACCCTCCGCAAAAGCAAGTTTTAAAAAATATTTACCTCTCGTTTTTCTATGGGGCCAAAATTGGGGTACTGGGCTTAAACGGTTCCGGTAAGTCGAGTTTATTAAAAATCATTGCCGGCGTGGATAAGCAGTACCAGGGCGAAGTAGCTTTTTCGCCGGGTTACAGCGTGGGCTACCTGGAACAAGAACCGCAGCTCGACCCAAACAAAACGGTAAAAGAAATCATTGAAGAAGGTGTAGCCGAAGTAGTAGCGCTTTTAAAAGAATTCGACGAAATAAACGAAGCCTTTGCTGACCCGGATGCCGACTACGATAAACTCTTAACCCGCCAGGGCGAAGTGCAGGAAAAACTAGATCAGCACAACGCCTGGGAGCTCGATAACAAACTGGAGCGCGCCATGGATGCACTGCGCACGCCACCCGCCGAGGCCATTGTGGGCAATTTATCCGGAGGTGAAAAGCGGCGAGTAGCTCTATGCCGTTTGTTGTTGCAGGAACCCGATGTGTTATTGCTCGATGAACCAACCAACCACCTGGATGCCGAGAGTGTATTGTGGCTGGAGCAGCATTTGCAGCAGTATAAAGGTACCGTAATTGCCGTAACCCACGACCGGTATTTCCTGGATAAAGTAGCCGGTTGGATCTTAGAACTGGACCGCGGCGAAGGCATTCCGTGGAAAGGCAATTATACCAGTTGGCTGGAGCAAAAAGCTAACCGCTTAGCCAAAGAAGAAAAGCAGGAAAGCAAACGCCAGAAAACCTTACAACGCGAATTGGAATGGGCGCGCATGGCGCCGAAAGCGCGGCAGGCCAAATCCAAAGCCCGTTTAGGAAATTACGAAAAACTGGCCAGCGAAGAAGCCCGCGAGAAAGAACAAAAACTGGAATTATTTATTCCGGATGGTCCTCGTTTGGGTAATGTGGTAATTGAGGCCGAAGGACTGAGCAAAGCGTTCGGCGATAAGTTATTATTTGAAAATTTAACGTTTTCGTTGCCGCCAGCTGGTATTGTGGGTATTATCGGGCCAAATGGTGCGGGTAAATCTACTTTGTTCCGGCTTATTACCAATCGCGAAAAACCCGATGCCGGCACCATAACCGTTGGACCTACCGTAGAAACCGCTTACGTCGATCAGCAGCACGAATCTTTGGACCCGAACAAATCCGTATTCGAAACTATTTCGGGCGGTACCGAAACCATGTTGCTGGCTAACCGCCAAATTAATTCCCGAGCCTACGTGAGTAAATTTAACTTTACCGGCGCCGACCAGGAAAAGAAAGTAGGCGTTTTATCGGGCGGGGAGCGTAACCGCGTGCACCTGGCCATGACTTTAAAGCAAGGCGCTAACTTGTTGTTATTAGATGAGCCCACCAACGACCTGGACGTAAATGCGATCCGGGCCCTGGAAGATGCTTTGGAAAGTTTTGCCGGCTGCGCCGTAGTAATTTCGCACGACCGCTGGTTCCTGGACCGGATTGCTACCCACATTCTGGCTTTCGAAGGTGAATCGCAGGTGGTGTGGTTCGAAGGTAACTTCTCGGATTACGAAGAAGCCAAACGTAAACGCCTCGGCGATGTAGAGCCCAAACGCATTCGGTACAAAAAACTGGTGTAA
- a CDS encoding ABC transporter ATP-binding protein produces the protein MLEVKGLVAGYEHRVLIRNLFFSVPEPALVAIVGHNGGGKSTFFKILTGQLPYQQGEVRIQGRNLQGLSRRSATGLLSYLPQKNTVSFPIPVRDLVVMGLLRKKHFLENYSATDYRQVDALLETLEITHLAHRDFTQLSGGEQQLVWLAQLMLQDTRLCLLDEPTQQLDIYHRKKVFELIAGWVSQQQKTVLCITHDLQNLYGYSGYILNLSKPQPHLEILSPETIEQNIAFLEQKPVLSY, from the coding sequence ATGTTAGAAGTTAAAGGCTTGGTTGCCGGATACGAGCATCGTGTGCTCATCCGCAACCTTTTTTTTTCGGTGCCCGAACCAGCATTGGTAGCTATTGTGGGCCATAATGGCGGCGGCAAAAGCACTTTTTTTAAAATTTTAACCGGGCAGTTGCCTTATCAACAAGGCGAAGTGCGGATTCAGGGTCGTAATCTGCAAGGTTTATCCCGCCGGAGTGCTACGGGTTTATTATCGTACCTGCCGCAAAAAAATACCGTTTCTTTTCCCATTCCCGTGCGCGACCTGGTGGTTATGGGCTTACTCCGGAAAAAGCATTTTCTGGAAAATTACAGCGCCACCGACTACCGCCAGGTAGATGCGCTACTGGAAACACTGGAGATAACCCACCTGGCGCACCGCGATTTTACGCAGCTCTCCGGCGGCGAACAGCAACTGGTGTGGCTAGCGCAGTTAATGCTGCAAGATACCCGCCTGTGTTTACTGGACGAACCTACCCAGCAACTGGATATTTACCACCGCAAAAAAGTATTTGAGCTGATTGCCGGTTGGGTAAGCCAGCAGCAAAAAACCGTATTGTGCATTACCCACGATTTACAAAACTTATACGGGTACTCCGGCTATATTCTAAATCTTTCTAAACCCCAGCCCCACCTGGAAATACTAAGCCCCGAAACCATTGAGCAGAACATTGCTTTTTTAGAGCAAAAGCCAGTGCTGAGTTACTGA